In the genome of Bacteroidota bacterium, the window TAAATGCTACGTACGCAATTGAAGACCACGCAACAAAAGCAGGTGGGTATATTACTGATACCCGTTTGCGTAGTGAGGTCTCACAAACCAGCCAAACTCCTGTGAGTGCAGACTCGTTGCTTGAAAGCACCCATTACACGGTAACCAATACAATGACTGTGCGAGTGCCAAAGCAGCAGTTAGACCCATTTTTGAGAGGGATTGGTCAGGTCGTTGATTTTTTTGATTACCGCATTATTCATGCAGATAATGTAGGTTTAAAGTTGCTGTCAAATAACCTTGAGCAAAAACGACTAAATAAGTTTGCGAATAGACCTAAAAAAGATGTAACAACGGCAGACGGACCTAACGGATGCTACGATGAGGAAAGCAAACTAAGTAAGCTGATGCAAAGCGATGAAGCCCTTATTGAGAATATGCAGTTGAACGAGGATATACAATATAGCACCGTACAACTCGATTTTTACCAAAACAGTACCGTGATAAATACCATCATAGCCAATCCCCAAAGTGTAAAAGCCTATGAACAGGGTTTTGGCACTCAACTGCTACATTCATTACAATACGGTTGGGGCATGATACAAGCACTGTTGCTGTTTTTGGCTCGTTTTTGGGCAGTATTCTTACTTATTGCTGTAGCATTTATGGTGTACAAACGGTTTAGCAAACAGCTTGTAATTAAGTAATACCGCTTATTGCAGCCTAAAGTTGAGCTTGCGCGTAATTTGATTATCCCTAAGCAGTTTTTTTGTACTATTTCCAATAGTAACCCCTTTAATAATGTATTGGTTTCTGCTTGCAAATAAGCCCAAATTACCATCGCTTATGTTGGTGTATTCGGGCTTTTTTTGCATTACCATGGTGTTAGGACGTATAATATCATGGTAATATTTATACTCTTTATCGGCGGTCCAGAATATAAAATCCAATTTGGCAGGTACCCTGTATTTGGCAGGTAATACAGGTAGGGCATCAGCAAGAAAATAATAAAACGGGGTAATTTTTAGAAAGAGTTTTAATTCAACCTCCGGTTGCACAACATAGCTTTGCAGCAGCGGCCAATCAATGTATTTTGAGGCAGCCACAAGTTGACCCGTAGCGCTGTCGTACTCATCCCAATAAAAGCGGATGATAATATCATTCATCTTTGCATTTTGGGGTGTAACGTATTGCATCCGCACAGGTCTTGCAGTGTCTAAAATAAAATCGGTTGTAGCAGGGTTGGGAACAATGGGCTTTGGAAAACCCACCAAGCGGGTTTCAGCAATGGCAATTTTTTGGGTACGCTTATTAAATACAATCAGTTTATAGCGGTAGTTAATGTTTAGAGGGGCTTTAAAGTAATACACGTGACTACCTTCGGTGGCAAATATTCCTGAGTCTTTGGCTGTAAACTTCTTTTGCAGTTTAAAAGAGCTTCGCATAAAATGTCCGTCAAACTCTTCAATGGTCACCTCTACAGAGTCGTAGTATATCGAGTCTGATATTTTTGCTACGGTAAATGCACTCTCGTCACCGCTTAAAAAAGCTTTGTTAAGCCGTACATAGTGTTCACTATCGTTGGCATTAAGCAACCCGTAGATAATCATTACTTCCTTTGGATTGCCGTTAACATCCAAATCGTTTGAGCAGCTTGAAAACAGCCCGAAAAACAGTAAAGCAGAAATAATCGAATAGTAAAGTTTTAGCATCAAAATATCATAGTTTACACAACTAACGATACTTTATGCCTAAAGGTTTAAATGAGGTATGATGGAGAAAGACGGTAAATAAATATTACGGTCTGAATTTAAGCTTACGGGTAAGAGTATTTACTTGCAACGAAACCACTGTTTGTTGTGAAATACTCACCCCTTTGATAGTGTACAAGTTACGGCTGGCAAACAAACCGTAATTACCGCTGCTTATATTAGTATATTCAGGTTTCTTTTGTACCAAGCCTACGCTAGGTTGGTTCACACTGCGGTACAGGTAATATTCCTTATCCGCTGCCCAATACATAAAGTCAAATCTTTGTGGTACACGGTATTTGCCATTAATTGCAGTAAGGTTTTCTGAAAGGAAATGGTAAAACCCGATACCGGGTATGTTGCTGCGCATAGAACCTGATACAGGTACATCTTTACCTTGTAAAATAGGCCAATCAATAAAGTTATCAGACGATAATAATTGGTTAGAGGCACTGTCGTACTCATTCCAGTAAAAACGCAAAGTCAAATCATACAGCTTTGTGTTGGGTGCAGCTGTCCATGATAAGTTCAGGTTTTTTGCAGTATCAATAATGTAGTTGGTGGTAAAGTTACTGGGGCTTGATAAGGTAGGGTTCCCAATTAAAACTGTCTCAGCGGTTGTATACTTCTTAGAAAGCTTGTTATAAATCACCAGCCTGTACTTATACGCCATATCCAGTTTTTGCTTGAAGGTATAAACATAACTGCCCTCAGTTGCAAAAATACCGGTGTCTTTACCCACATAAAACTTAGTAAGGCGAAACGATTGGCGCATGCTGTTACCGCTAAATTCTTCTACAGTAACTTCAAGTGAATCAAAATATAAAGAGTCGGAAATTTTGGCTATCTCAAGTGCACTTTGGTTTTCGCTCAAAAAGGCACGGTTCACGCGCACATAATGGTCGGTATCGTTCACATTCAGTAAACCATACACCACCATAATTTCTTTCCAGTC includes:
- a CDS encoding DUF4349 domain-containing protein, producing the protein MNLITKTTAMVALAVIALGCQNNEAPQEAKAAHDLGEIIAADSGTPPKPETSISRMGLSDTSKKFIVTGELKFRVKDVVNATYAIEDHATKAGGYITDTRLRSEVSQTSQTPVSADSLLESTHYTVTNTMTVRVPKQQLDPFLRGIGQVVDFFDYRIIHADNVGLKLLSNNLEQKRLNKFANRPKKDVTTADGPNGCYDEESKLSKLMQSDEALIENMQLNEDIQYSTVQLDFYQNSTVINTIIANPQSVKAYEQGFGTQLLHSLQYGWGMIQALLLFLARFWAVFLLIAVAFMVYKRFSKQLVIK
- a CDS encoding DUF4249 family protein, which gives rise to MLKLYYSIISALLFFGLFSSCSNDLDVNGNPKEVMIIYGLLNANDSEHYVRLNKAFLSGDESAFTVAKISDSIYYDSVEVTIEEFDGHFMRSSFKLQKKFTAKDSGIFATEGSHVYYFKAPLNINYRYKLIVFNKRTQKIAIAETRLVGFPKPIVPNPATTDFILDTARPVRMQYVTPQNAKMNDIIIRFYWDEYDSATGQLVAASKYIDWPLLQSYVVQPEVELKLFLKITPFYYFLADALPVLPAKYRVPAKLDFIFWTADKEYKYYHDIIRPNTMVMQKKPEYTNISDGNLGLFASRNQYIIKGVTIGNSTKKLLRDNQITRKLNFRLQ
- a CDS encoding DUF4249 family protein, which gives rise to MKKFIAISLLAFTVLFAGSCANDLDTNADWKEIMVVYGLLNVNDTDHYVRVNRAFLSENQSALEIAKISDSLYFDSLEVTVEEFSGNSMRQSFRLTKFYVGKDTGIFATEGSYVYTFKQKLDMAYKYRLVIYNKLSKKYTTAETVLIGNPTLSSPSNFTTNYIIDTAKNLNLSWTAAPNTKLYDLTLRFYWNEYDSASNQLLSSDNFIDWPILQGKDVPVSGSMRSNIPGIGFYHFLSENLTAINGKYRVPQRFDFMYWAADKEYYLYRSVNQPSVGLVQKKPEYTNISSGNYGLFASRNLYTIKGVSISQQTVVSLQVNTLTRKLKFRP